The Apium graveolens cultivar Ventura chromosome 6, ASM990537v1, whole genome shotgun sequence genome contains a region encoding:
- the LOC141666300 gene encoding secreted RxLR effector protein 161-like translates to MDLIKKYRMEEAKPCSTPIEDGLKLSEDDDFKFVCPTLYRNLVGSLMYLTATQPDITYGVILISRFMEKPKKTYREAGKRILRHVRGTDGDGLYYQNVNDSKVLRYCDSDWDGSIDDSKNTSRNVFFVGSIAITWMLKKQQVVALSMTKAEYISLSLASCQVLWIRWVLEDLKHDAKESPIIYCHSKLVVTLISWEGQAHKNQISFYPRLGEERKSGDSKLQVTRPNW, encoded by the coding sequence ATGGATTTGATAAAGAAATATCGAATGGAAGAGGCGAAACCTTGTAGTACTCCCATTGAAGATGGCTTGAAATTAAGTGAGGATGATGATTTTAAATTTGTTTGTCCTACATTATATAGAAATCTTGTTGGGAGTTTGATGTACTTGACCGCCACTCAGCCGGATATCACATATGGCGTTATTTTGATTAGTAGATTCATGGAGAAACCAAAGAAGACATATAGGGAGGCCGGAAAAAGAATCTTGAGGCATGTTCGTGGAACAGATGGAGATGGACTTTATTATCAAAACGTAAATGACTCTAAGGTGCTTCGATATTGTGATAGTGATTGGGATGGAAGTATTGATGATAGTAAAAATACTTCGAGAAACGTTTTCTTTGTTGGCTCTATTGCAATCACATGGATGTTAAAGAAACAACAAGTTGTGGCTCTTTCAATGACAAAGGCGGAATATATTTCTTTATCATTAGCTAGTTGTCAAGTATTATGGATCAGATGGGTGTTGGAGGACCTGAAGCATGACGCTAAGGAAAGTCCAATTATTTATTGTCATAGCAAGTTAGTTGTAACACTCATTTCATGGGAAGGGCAAGCACATAAGAATCAAATATCATTTTATCCGAGACTTGGTGAAGAAAGGAAAAGTGGTGATTCAAAATTACAAGTCACAAGACCAAATTGGTGA